From one Populus alba chromosome 17, ASM523922v2, whole genome shotgun sequence genomic stretch:
- the LOC140954854 gene encoding uncharacterized protein, whose amino-acid sequence MDDTNTSIIPINHSPVSVESPNLNHLPFGFKLNETNFKIWSRMIELHAAGLNKLGYLNGQNARMEEGNLGYSRWCIEDAVVRGWLLKTMEPHLIGLFIHLSSAKEIWDSVTQTFYDGADESQFYELRCKATRTKQNGRPVNLYYAELNSVWQEIDKRRPIKMMCTADLRTRQEEIQKDRIYDFLAGLDEVFDPVRSDLLRMKSVPGIEECFNTVRREAQRQVTMLGTKNTGEGTFMAMISKSTASSNFRTLRAVEEAEKDKLRCSHCNGSRHTRDTCFEIHGYPEWFLEKRKQSKARNNKRPGQAKLANTVEIPSSVTAMATGQRDHIKPSEILTLANTADSLPTSENTGLMFSTSTIQDTGYSDSSDHWTWY is encoded by the exons ATGGATGATACAAATACCTCTATAATTCCTATAAACCATTCTCCAGTCTCTGTTGAATCACCCAACCTAAACCACTTACCCTTTGGATTCAAATTAAATGAGACAAACTTCAAAATCTGGTCACGAATGATTGAGCTTCATGCTGCTGGATTGAATAAACTTGGCTACTTAAATGGACAGAATGCTAGAATGGAAGAAGGAAATCTTGGTTACTCAAGATGGTGCATTGAAGATGCAGTGGTGCGAGGATGGCTGCTGAAAACCATGGAGCCTCATCTCATCGGCTTATTTATACACCTTTCATCAGCCAAGGAAATCTGGGACAGTGTAACTCAAACCTTCTATGATGGGGCTGATGAGTCTCAATTTTATGAGTTACGCTGCAAGGCAACGAGAACTAAACAGAATGGACGTCCAGTTAACTTATACTACGCAGAACTTAACAGCGTCTGGCaagaaattgataaaagacGACCAATTAAGATGATGTGTACTGCAGACCTTAGAACCAGAcaagaagaaatccaaaaagatCGGATTTATGACTTTCTTGCGGGACTAGATGAGGTATTCGACCCAGTACGCAGTGATCTTCTTCGCATGAAATCTGTTCCAGGTATTGAAGAGTGCTTCAATACTGTTCGACGAGAGGCTCAACGCCAAGTCACCATGCTTGGCACAAAGAACACGGGTGAAGGTACTTTCATGGCAATGATTTCCAAATCCACTGCCTCCTCTAACTTTCGCACCCTCAGAGCTGTTGAGGAAGCAGAAAAGGATAAATTGCGCTGCAGTCATTGTAATGGAAGTCGCCATACCAGAGACACCTGTTTTGAAATTCATGGCTATCCCGAATGGTTCTTAGAGAAACGGAAGCAGAGTAAAGCACGCAACAATAAACGTCCAGGCCAAGCAAAATTAGCTAATACGGTGGAGATCCCTTCTAGTGTTACTGCTATGGCAACAGGTCAAAGAGACCATATTAAACCGAGTGAAATACTCACTCTAGCCAATACAGCTGACTCGCTTCCAACCTCAGAAAACACTGGACTGATGTTTTCTACATCCACAATTCAAGATACAG GATATTCGGACTCAAGCGATCATTGGACGTGGTACTAA
- the LOC118040689 gene encoding NAC domain-containing protein 83-like, whose translation MVPHGFRFNPTDEELVQFLDRKASGQEMPLHFILETNVYEREPQDLEWNQTAPLSNGERYYYCTRETNYSREVLGRGWWKATSHVKKIHANNDDQLLVGNKRPLTFHRFKDNERNRNNAVKTNWIMHEYSLESRTTDWRLCKIKHKGKPSVQEEMESMRKQYSSRNDFEAGSSTIFVDGQQQQEQTSSRPTNYEGYDHESYYQWNNMQQSPPSPYDPYLPAPPSTDSGHYYVEQQEKLESSDEHPFPSLWSWTN comes from the exons ATGGTGCCGCATGGGTTCAGGTTCAATCCCACAGATGAAGAGCTCGTCCAATTCCTAGACAGAAAAGCTTCTGGCCAAGAAATGCCACTTCATTTCATTCTCGAAACAAATGTTTACGAGCGTGAACCACAGGATCTTGAAT GGAATCAAACCGCTCCTTTAAGCAATGGTGAGAGATACTACTATTGTACGAGGGAGACAAACTATTCGAGGGAAGTACTCGGTCGAGGATGGTGGAAAGCTACGAGCCATGTCAagaaaatacatgctaataacGATGATCAACTTCTTGTTGGGAACAAGAGGCCTTTAACATTCCATAGGTTCAAGGACAATGAAAGAAATCGCAATAATGCCGTCAAGACTAACTGGATTATGCATGAATACAGCCTTGAATCAAGAACCACG GACTGGAGGCTTTGCAAGATTAAGCACAAGGGGAAACCAAGCGTGCAAGAAGAGATGGAGAGTATGAGGAAACAATATTCATCGAGAAATGATTTCGAAGCCGGAAGTTCGACCATTTTTGTCGATGGGCAACAGCAGCAGGAACAGACCTCATCACGGCCAACAAATTATGAAGGATATGATCATGAATCCTATTATCAATGGAACAATATGCAGCAGTCACCACCGTCTCCATATGATCCTTATCTACCGGCGCCACCGAGTACTGATAGTGGTCACTATTATGTGGAGCAGCAAGAGAAGTTAGAGTCCAGTGATGAGCACCCATTTCCTAGTCTTTGGTCTTGGACGAACTAG